A genomic segment from Xyrauchen texanus isolate HMW12.3.18 chromosome 21, RBS_HiC_50CHRs, whole genome shotgun sequence encodes:
- the LOC127661688 gene encoding mortality factor 4-like protein 1, protein MAPKQDPKPKFQEGERVLCFHGPLLYEAKCVKINIKDKQVKYFIHYSGWNKNWDEWVPESRVLKYVDSNLQKQKELQKANQDHYVEGRMRGVAPSKKIAAVQQKNVDVKTKKNKQKTPGAGEGTSTGDMPHPPRKKRARVDPTVESEETFINRVEVKVKIPEELKPWLVDDWDLITRQKQLFHLPAKKNVDAILEDYANYKKSRGKECAVNEVVAGIREYFNVMLGTQLLYKFERPQYAEILANHPDTSMSQIYGASHLLRLFVRIGSMLAYTPLDEKCLALLLSYLQDFLKYLVKNSSSLFNASDYEVAPPEYHRKAV, encoded by the exons ATGGCGCCTAAACAGGACCCTAAACCTAAATTTCAAGAAG GTGAACGAGTGCTGTGCTTTCATGGGCCATTGCTATATGAAGCTAAG TGTGTAAAAATCAATATCAAGGACAAACAAGTGAAATACTTCATTCATTACAGCGGATGGAATAAAAA CTGGGACGAATGGGTTCCTGAAAGCCGTGTGCTCAAATATGTGGACAGTAACCTGCAGAAACAGAAAGAGCTTCAAAAGGCAAACCA AGACCATTATGTTGAGGGAAGGATGAGGGGTGTCGCACCGAGCAAGAAGATCGCTGCTGTGCAGCAAAAAAATGTAGATGT AAAAACCAAAAAGAACAAGCAAAAGA CACCAGGAGCTGGAGAAGGTACCAGCACTGGGGACATGCCTCACCCCCCACGCAAGAAAAGGGCACGCGTTGACCCAACTGTGGAGAGT GAGGAGACTTTCATCAACAGAGTAGAGGTGAAGGTAAAAATTCCTGAAGAGTTAAAACCATGGCTGGTAGATGACTGGGACCTGATCACTAGACAGAAGCAG CTTTTCCACTTGCCTGCAAAAAAGAATGTGGATGCTATCCTGGAGGACTATGCAAATTACAAGAAATCAAGGGGCAA AGAATGTGCCGTGAATGAGGTGGTCGCTGGAATCCGTGAGTACTTCAATGTCATGTTGGGCACACAGCTTCTCTACAAATTTGAGAGGCCGCAGTATGCAGAGATCTTGGCAAATCATCCAGACACGTCTATGTCTCAGATCTATGGGGCATCACACCTACTTAGGCTTTTTg TAAGAATTGGTTCAATGCTGGCCTACACGCCTCTGGATGAGAAGTGTCTAGCCCTACTTCTCAGCTACCTGCAGGATTTTTTAAA GTATTTGGTGAAGAATTCATCGTCGCTGTTCAATGCCAGTGACTATGAGGTTGCACCTCCAGAATATCACCGCAAAGCTGTCTGA